A window of Scophthalmus maximus strain ysfricsl-2021 chromosome 10, ASM2237912v1, whole genome shotgun sequence contains these coding sequences:
- the cfl1l gene encoding non-muscle cofilin 1-like has translation MSSGVKVADQVTAIYNQMRLVKNDADQRERIRLVLLRINEGFIDVEEGKIFREKDLEDKDDVYAFFLSLMKPEECCYLLYDCHYETVESPKEELVFVMWAPDTAKVGLRMQYATSKRNLAQILTGIKHILEINCPSDYADKEDFAKKIGGTVVKVEGNVCMHHN, from the exons ATG TCGTCTGGAGTAAAAGTTGCAGACCAAGTGACAGCCATTTACAATCAGATGAgattggtgaaaaatgacgCTGATCAAAGGGAGCGAATAAGATTGGTGTTATTAAGAATTAACGAGGGCTTCATTGATGTGGAGGAAGGCAAAATCTTTCGGGAAAAAGATTTGGAAGACAAGGATGATGTATATGCATTCTTTCTGAGTCTGATGAAGCCTGAAGAGTGCTGCTACCTGCTGTATGACTGCCACTATGAAACCGTTGAATCACCCAAGGAAGAACTCGTCTTTGTGATGTG GGCTCCGGATACGGCAAAAGTCGGCCTCAGAATGCAATATGCTACCTCAAAGCGAAACCTGGCGCAAATCCTGACAG GTATCAAGCACATCCTGGAGATCAACTGCCCTTCTGATTACGCCGATAAGGAAGATTTTGCGAAAAAAATTGGGGGTACAGTTGTGAAGGTTGAGGGCAATGTTTGTATGCATCATAATTGA
- the LOC118283772 gene encoding calpain-2 catalytic subunit: MSGIASKLQHMRERTRGVGSNDRAVKHLNQDYESLRAGCLQGGRLFEDDCFEALPSSLGFNELGPSSHKVRGITWRRPQDICSNPKFIVENATRTDICQGALGDCWLLAAIASLTLNKQVLSRVVPHDQSFDENYAGIFHFEFWQFGEWVDVVVDDRLPTKDGELLFVHSEEGSEFWSALLEKAYAKLNGCYEALSGGSTTEGFEDFTGGIAESHDLNKADPRLFKIMKKALERGSLLGCSIDITNSGDSEAVTYRKLVKGHAYSVTGADQVEYRGDVVQLVRIRNPWGKVEWNGAWSDSSTEWRYVSGDDRERLTNRSEDGEFWMSFFDFLRQYSRLEICNLTPDALTGDEYKKWAESEFEDTWRRGVSAGGCRNYPNSFWMNPQFIIKLDEVDDDPDDGEEGCTVIVGLMQKNKRRKRKLGEDMETVGFAIYELPEEYSGQRQVHLKKNFFLNNCSAARSETFINLREVSSHFCLPPGEYLIIPSTFEPNKNGDFYVRVFSEKQADFQEIDDPVDCHVEQIDIDEDDISDRFKRLFGQLAGHDVEISAFELQRILNKVVTKRDDIKTNGFSLATCRNMVNLLDKDGSGKLGLVEFKILWTKIEKFLDLYKERDTDQSGCMSSSEMRMTVEAAGFTLNNSLHQIIVARYSELDLTIDFDNFVCCLIRLESLFNTFKALDKDGSGEIQLNFLEWLNLSMV; this comes from the exons ATGTCGGGCATCGCGAGCAAGCTGCAGCACATGCGAGAGCGCACACGCGGCGTCGGCTCCAACGACCGCGCGGTGAAACACCTGAACCAGGACTACGAGTCTCTGAGGGCCGGCTGCCTGCAGGGAGGGCGCCTGTTCGAGGACGACTGCTTCGAGGCGCTGCCCTCGTCCCTGGGCTTCAACGAGCTGGGACCAAGTTCCCACAAAGTGCGGGGCATCACCTGGAGGAGACCCCAG GACATATGTTCCAATCCAAAATTCATAGTTGAAAATGCCACCAGGACCGACATTTGTCAAGGAGCACttg GTGACTGCTGGCTCCTCGCAGCCATCGCCTCCTTGACCCTCAACAAGCAGGTCCTGTCTCGGGTCGTCCCCCACGACCAAAGCTTTGACGAGAACTACGCCGGCATCTTTCACTTTGAG TTCTGGCAGTTTGGAGAGTGGGTGGATGTGGTGGTTGACGACCGCTTGCCCACCAAAGATGGCGAGCTGCTGTTCGTTCACTCAGAGGAGGGCTCTGAGTTTTGGAGTGCACTGCTGGAGAAGGCCTATGCCAA GCTGAACGGATGCTACGAGGCTCTCTCTGGAGGCAGCACCACTGAGGGCTTCGAGGACTTCACTGGAGGCATTGCAGAGAGTCACGACCTGAACAAGGCCGATCCCCGTCTCTTCAAAATCATGAAGAAGGCCCTGGAAAGAGGCTCTCTCCTGGGATGCTCCATTGAT ATCACAAATTCCGGTGACTCAGAAGCTGTCACATATCGCAAGCTGGTGAAGGGCCATGCCTATTCAGTGACAGGAGCAGACCAG GTGGAGTACAGAGGAGACGTGGTGCAGCTGGTCAGGATTAGAAACCCATGGGGTAAGGTGGAGTGGAATGGAGCCTGGAGTGACAG TTCTACAGAATGGAGATATGTGAGCGGTGACGATCGGGAGAGGCTGACCAACCGTTCTGAGGACGGGGAGTTCTG GATGTCATTTTTTGACTTCCTGCGCCAATATTCTCGCCTTGAGATCTGCAACCTCACCCCTGATGCCCTCACAGGCGACGAGTACAAGAAGTGGGCAGAGTCAGAGTTTGAAGACACTTGGAGGAGGGGCGTGTCAGCTGGTGGCTGCAGAAACTATCCAA ATTCCTTCTGGATGAATCCTCAGTTCATCATTAAGCTGGATGAGGTGGATGATGACCCTGATGATGGTGAGGAGGGCTGCACCGTCATCGTGGGCTTGATGCAGAAGAACAAGCGTCGTAAGAGGAAACTAGGGGAAGACATGGAGACCGTTGGGTTTGCCATCTACGAG CTGCCTGAGGAG TACTCTGGCCAAAGGCAAGTGCACTTGAAGAAAAACTTCTTCCTGAACAACTGCTCTGCCGCACGCTCAGAGACCTTCATCAACCTGCGGGAAGTGAGCAGCCACTTCTGTCTTCCCCCGGGAGAGTACCTCATCATCCCCTCCACCTTTGAGCCCAACAAGAATGGAGACTTTTATGTGCGGGTGTTCTCTGAGAAACAGGCGGATTTCCA AGAGATTGATGATCCTGTGGACTGCCATGTTGAGCAG ATTGATATTGATGAAGATGACATCTCTGACAGATTCAAGAGACTGTTCGGACAGCTTGCCGGACAT GATGTGGAGATTTCTGCATTTGAACTGCAGAGAATCCTCAACAAAGTGGTGACGAAGA GAGATGACATCAAAACCAACGGGTTCAGCCTGGCGACTTGCCGCAACATGGTCAATCTGCTGGAT AAAGATGGAAGCGGTAAGCTGGGATTGGTAGAATTTAAGATCCTGTGGACAAAGATTGAGAAGTTCCTG GATCtgtacaaagagagagacacagaccaaAGTGGCTGCATGAGTTCGTCTGAGATGCGGATGACTGTTGAGGCTGCTG GTTTTACTCTAAACAACTCTCTGCATCAGATAATTGTGGCCCGCTACAGTGAACTAGACCTCACCATTGACTTTGACAATTTTGTGTGCTGCCTGATTCGCTTGGAGTCACTCTTCA ACACCTTCAAGGCCCTGGACAAGGATGGGTCCGGTGAGATACAGTTGAATTTTTTGGAG TGGCTGAATCTGTCGATGGTGTAG
- the LOC118283773 gene encoding calpain-2 catalytic subunit, with protein sequence MASTADRLARQQERERGIGTKKHAVKFSQQDYESLRKQCLASGRLFEDNCFPAERKSLGYNELGPYSSKTRSVVWKRPTELCSYPKFIDDGATRTDICQGALGDCWLLAALASLTLDHRILARVVPPGQSFTEDYAGIFHFQFWQFGEWVDVVIDDRLPTRDGKLLFVHSAEGSEFWSALLEKAYAKVNGCYEALSGGSTVEGFEDFTGGIAEIYTLDKPPPQLFQIIRRALSLGSLIGSAIDITSARETEAVTALKLVKGHAYSVTGAEEVHFRGRLVQLVRIRNPWGQVEWTGPWSDGSSEWNYIAKDEKSNLNHVADDGEFWMSYSDFIRHFSKLEICNLTPDTLMSDNVGHWNHYQFEGMWRVGSTAGGCRNNPATFSSNPQFVVRLDDVDDDPLDGEDGCTFLVGLMQRNGRQQKRLNRNFETIGFAIYEVPDEYKGRSNVHLGPDVLLRQRAVAMSSTFINTREVCDRFRLPPGEYAVVPSTFSPHKNGSFVLRVFSEKEAATSPLEEDIDAKIEEEEISESDVDPHFKQLFKQIAGNDMEVSTFELVTILNNVVSHRSDIKTDGFSLETGRLIVSLLDKDESSMLGLMEFHLLWCKIQKYLEIFKNHDTDNSGTMSSHEMRGATTEAGFHVNSAVLQAIVSRYADAQYAIDFDSFVGCLIKLEMLFKMFKSLERDDSAKIELDMQQWLCLAIY encoded by the exons ATGGCATCCACGGCAGACCGACTGGCCCGGCAGCAGGAGAGGGAACGAGGCATCGGCACCAAAAAGCATGCAGTGAAGTTCTCCCAGCAGGATTATGAATCTCTGCGGAAGCAGTGTCTGGCGAGTGGACGTCTGTTTGAGGACAACTGCTTTCCAGCTGAAAGGAAATCCCTGGGCTACAATGAACTGGGACCATACTCATCCAAGACAAGGAGTGTGGTCTGGAAGAGACCCACG GAGCTGTGTTCCTACCCAAAGTTCATCGATGATGGAGCCACGAGGACGGATATTTGCCAAGGAGCTCTGG GTGACTGCTGGCTTCTGGCCGCATTAGCATCTCTGACCCTTGACCACCGGATCCTGGCCCGTGTGGTGCCTCCTGGACAGAGTTTCACTGAAGATTATGCCGGGATATTTCACTTCCAG TTCTGGCAGTTTGGTGAGTGGGTGGACGTGGTGATCGATGACCGTTTGCCCACCAGAGATGGCAAGTTGCTGTTTGTCCACTCGGCGGAGGGCTCAGAGTTTTGGAGCGCGCTGCTGGAGAAGGCCTATGCTAA GGTGAATGGCTGCTACGAGGCTCTGTCAGGTGGAAGCACTGTTGAAGGTTTTGAGGACTTCACAGGAGGAATCGCAGAAATATACACCTTGGACAAGCCTCCACCACAGCTCTTCCAAATCATACGCAGGGCCCTGAGCCTGGGCTCACTGATCGGCAGCGCTATTGAT ATAACAAGTGCCCGTGAGACAGAGGCGGTCACAGCTCTCAAACTTGTGAAAGGTCATGCCTACTCAGTGACTGGTGCAGAAGAG GTGCATTTTCGAGGCAGACTGGTTCAGCTGGTCCGCATCAGGAACCCGTGGGGTCAGGTGGAGTGGACAGGGCCTTGGAGTGATGG ATCCAGTGAATGGAACTACATCGCTAAAGATGAGAAATCCAACTTGAACCACGTGGCAGATGACGGAGAGTTCTG GATGTCCTACTCAGATTTCATCAGGCACTTCTCCAAGCTGGAGATCTGTAATTTGACCCCGGACACACTCATGAGCGATAACGTGGGCCACTGGAACCACTACCAGTTTGAAGGGATGTGGAGGGTCGGCTCCACTGCCGGCGGCTGCCGCAATAACCCAG CCACGTTCTCGTCCAACCCTCAGTTTGTGGTGCGTCTGGACGATGTGGATGACGATCCTCTGGATGGCGAGGATGGATGCACCTTTCTGGTGGGGCTGATGCAAAGGAATGGACGACAGCAGAAGAGGCTTAACCGCAACTTTGAGACCATTGGCTTCGCCATTTATGAG GTCCCAGATGAG TACAAAGGCCGCAGCAATGTTCATCTAGGTCCGGATGTTCTGCTGCGACAAAGAGCGGTGGCCATGAGCAGCACCTTCATCAACACACGAGAAGTGTGTGACCGCTTCAGGCTTCCTCCTGGGGAATACGCCGTTGTTCCCTCAACCTTCAGCCCTCACAAGAACGGCAGCTTCGTTCTCAGGGTGTTCTCGGAGAAAGAGGCTGCGACCAG tCCACTAGAGGAGGACATTGATGCTAAGATAGAGGAg GAGGAGATATCTGAGAGTGATGTGGATCCTCATTTCAAGCAACTCTTCAAGCAGATTGCTGGCAAT GACATGGAGGTATCGACCTTTGAGCTGGTTACAATTTTGAACAATGTCGTCTCTCACC GGTCTGACATCAAGACAGATGGATTCAGCCTTGAGACGGGTCGGCTTATTGTCAGTCTGCTGGAT AAAGATGAAAGTTCCATGTTGGGACTGATGGAATTCCACTTGCTTTGGTGCAAAATCCAGAAATATCTG GAGATCTTCAAGAATCATGACACGGACAACTCTGGCACCATGAGCTCCCACGAGATGAGAGGCGCCACCACTGAAGCAG GTTTCCATGTCAACAGTGCGGTGCTGCAGGCCATAGTCAGTCGTTATGCTGACGCTCAGTACGCCATAGACTTTGACAGTTTCGTGGGCTGTCTCATTAAACTGGAAATGCTCTTCA AAATGTTCAAGTCGCTGGAAAGAGACGACTCAGCGAAGATTGAGCTGGACATGCAACAG TGGCTGTGCCTGGCGATCTACTAG